A single Prevotella sp. E15-22 DNA region contains:
- a CDS encoding CYTH domain-containing protein yields the protein MSGMEIERKFLVRGNDYKSRAHKSFRIKQGYICSEKGRTVRVRTRDDQAFLTIKGPSYDGGLGRYEFEKEISMEEAEELFKLCAGGFIDKTRFLVASGKHTFEVDEFYGDNEGLVMAEVELSDADEPYEKLDFIGKEVTGDKRYYNAHLLKNPYKMWKDEA from the coding sequence ATGAGTGGCATGGAGATTGAACGCAAATTCTTGGTGCGCGGCAACGACTATAAGAGCCGCGCACACAAGAGTTTTCGCATTAAGCAGGGTTATATCTGTAGTGAGAAAGGTCGCACCGTACGTGTTCGTACGCGCGACGATCAGGCTTTTCTCACCATCAAAGGGCCTTCGTATGACGGCGGCTTAGGGCGCTATGAGTTTGAGAAGGAGATATCGATGGAAGAGGCTGAGGAACTCTTCAAGCTTTGTGCTGGTGGGTTTATCGACAAAACGCGGTTCTTGGTGGCCAGTGGAAAGCATACCTTCGAGGTGGATGAGTTCTATGGCGACAACGAGGGACTGGTGATGGCCGAGGTGGAACTATCGGATGCTGATGAGCCTTACGAGAAGTTGGACTTTATAGGCAAGGAGGTGACGGGTGATAAGCGGTATTACAACGCGCACCTCTTGAAGAATCCTTATAAGATGTGGAAGGACGAGGCCTAA
- a CDS encoding DMT family transporter produces the protein MNNSLKGYTLGALAAASYGTNPLFALPLLSAGIDAYSVLFLRYLFAIPMLAVMMMVRGRGFGLRRNQIIPLIIMGLLMAMSSLTLYVSYAYIGAAIASTLLFIYPILVTLIMAVGFHERTSWLTIVCIILATTGIGLLYRGDGGEVLSAMGLLLVFLSALSYAIYLVAVNGKTMREIPTLKLTFYVIVFGLFLFAFNFDPDCIHTLNSNWILWPSAFGMALFPTAFSLICTSAAIQKIGSTPVAILGAVEPVTAVAIAVLLFNETMTVRLAIGMALVIFAVTLIISGGKLSQPLLRVRKMFPRIRKGRG, from the coding sequence ATGAACAACTCACTGAAAGGGTACACACTGGGAGCATTGGCTGCTGCCAGCTACGGTACCAACCCTCTTTTCGCATTGCCGCTACTGTCGGCAGGTATTGATGCCTATAGCGTTTTGTTTCTGCGCTATCTGTTTGCCATCCCAATGCTGGCCGTGATGATGATGGTGCGTGGACGTGGCTTTGGCTTGCGTCGTAATCAGATTATACCCTTGATCATCATGGGACTGCTGATGGCAATGTCGTCGCTGACGCTGTATGTGTCGTATGCCTATATCGGTGCGGCCATCGCCTCCACACTGCTGTTTATCTATCCCATCCTGGTGACGCTTATCATGGCCGTTGGCTTTCACGAGCGCACATCCTGGCTCACCATTGTCTGTATCATCCTGGCCACCACGGGTATTGGTCTGCTCTATCGTGGCGACGGCGGCGAGGTGCTGTCGGCCATGGGACTGCTGCTGGTGTTCCTTTCGGCCCTGTCGTATGCTATCTATTTGGTGGCCGTCAACGGCAAGACGATGCGCGAGATTCCTACGCTGAAGCTCACGTTTTATGTCATCGTGTTCGGCCTGTTCCTGTTTGCGTTCAACTTCGATCCCGACTGTATCCATACGCTGAACAGCAATTGGATACTCTGGCCTTCGGCCTTTGGCATGGCTTTGTTTCCCACAGCCTTCTCGCTGATATGCACCAGTGCTGCCATCCAGAAGATTGGCAGTACGCCTGTGGCGATTCTTGGTGCCGTGGAACCAGTGACGGCTGTGGCTATTGCTGTTTTGCTGTTTAACGAGACCATGACTGTTCGACTGGCCATTGGTATGGCGCTAGTCATCTTTGCCGTCACGCTGATTATCTCTGGCGGCAAGCTCTCGCAGCCTCTTTTGCGTGTCAGGAAGATGTTTCCACGCATCCGCAAGGGTAGGGGATAA
- a CDS encoding long-chain fatty acid--CoA ligase, with amino-acid sequence MQINSHLSRMVHDVAAKYGDREALIYKNFGGQQWKSCTWNQFSGVVKQLSDALLALGVGVQENLGIFSQNSVQYLFTDFGAWGVRAVTIPFYATSSEQQIQFMINDAQIRFLFVGEKEQYEKARRVFPTCRSLERIIVFDPAVALPEDDATVMSFADFLKMGEGLTRQAEVAKRQEEATMKDIANILYTSGTTGDSKGVILSMGQFHAAIEANHKDVPVDENDRVMNFLPFTHIFERGWALLCISVGARLIVNTYPQEVQKSMREQHPTCMSSVPRFWEKVYQGVQEKIETSGAVQRKLFRHAFEVGRKHNIDYLAAGKQPPLGLHLEYELLNKTVFSLVRKELGLENAHFFPTAGATVSAHVEEFVHAIGINMVVGYGLTESLATVSCDHLGKPFQLGSVGHPIQGIKIKISSEGEILLKGPTITRGYYNRDDITRQSFTEDGFFRTGDSGYIKDGELFLKERIKDLFKTSNGKYIAPQMIESKLLVDKYIDQIAIIADQRKFVSALIVPVYKLLEEYARTHDIAYNSREDLCNDKRIVRMLTERIDTLQQQLAHYEQVKRFTLLPHAFSMERGELTNTLKIKRRVLNENYKAEIDKMYQE; translated from the coding sequence ATGCAAATCAATAGCCATCTCTCCCGAATGGTGCATGACGTGGCCGCTAAATATGGCGACCGTGAAGCACTGATTTACAAGAACTTCGGGGGGCAACAGTGGAAATCGTGTACGTGGAATCAGTTCTCTGGCGTCGTCAAGCAATTGTCCGACGCCCTTTTGGCATTGGGCGTTGGCGTCCAAGAGAACTTGGGCATCTTCTCGCAGAACTCGGTGCAGTATCTGTTCACCGACTTCGGCGCATGGGGTGTTCGTGCCGTCACCATTCCGTTCTATGCCACCAGCAGTGAGCAACAGATACAGTTTATGATTAACGATGCTCAGATTCGCTTCCTCTTCGTGGGCGAAAAAGAGCAGTATGAGAAAGCGCGCCGTGTGTTTCCCACTTGTCGTTCGCTGGAGCGAATTATCGTGTTCGATCCTGCTGTGGCACTGCCCGAAGACGACGCAACAGTGATGTCGTTTGCCGACTTCCTGAAGATGGGCGAGGGACTGACGCGACAGGCTGAGGTGGCCAAGCGCCAAGAGGAGGCCACAATGAAAGATATCGCTAATATCCTCTATACCAGTGGCACGACGGGCGACTCGAAGGGTGTGATCCTGAGCATGGGACAGTTCCATGCGGCCATAGAGGCCAACCATAAGGATGTGCCCGTTGACGAGAACGACCGTGTGATGAACTTCCTGCCCTTTACGCATATCTTCGAGCGCGGCTGGGCCTTGCTGTGTATCAGTGTGGGTGCCCGCCTCATTGTGAACACCTATCCGCAGGAGGTACAGAAGTCGATGCGCGAACAGCATCCTACGTGTATGAGTAGTGTGCCTCGCTTCTGGGAGAAGGTGTATCAGGGTGTGCAGGAGAAGATTGAGACCAGCGGTGCCGTGCAGCGCAAGCTGTTCAGACATGCCTTCGAGGTGGGTCGTAAGCATAATATCGACTACCTGGCAGCTGGTAAGCAGCCGCCATTGGGCCTGCACCTGGAATATGAGTTACTGAACAAGACGGTGTTCTCGCTGGTGCGCAAGGAACTGGGACTGGAGAATGCCCACTTCTTCCCCACGGCTGGTGCCACCGTATCGGCCCACGTGGAGGAGTTTGTTCATGCCATTGGCATCAACATGGTGGTGGGCTACGGTCTGACTGAGAGTCTGGCTACCGTGTCGTGTGACCATCTTGGCAAGCCTTTCCAACTGGGTTCTGTGGGTCATCCTATCCAGGGCATCAAGATTAAGATTAGCAGTGAGGGCGAGATTCTGCTGAAGGGTCCCACCATCACGCGTGGCTACTATAACCGTGACGACATCACACGTCAGTCGTTTACGGAGGATGGGTTCTTCCGTACTGGCGACTCTGGCTATATCAAGGACGGCGAGTTGTTCCTGAAGGAGCGTATCAAGGACTTGTTCAAGACCTCGAACGGTAAGTATATCGCGCCACAGATGATTGAGTCGAAGCTTCTGGTGGATAAGTATATCGACCAGATTGCCATCATTGCCGACCAGCGTAAGTTCGTGTCGGCACTCATCGTGCCCGTGTATAAGTTGCTGGAAGAATATGCGCGTACGCACGACATCGCTTACAACAGTCGTGAGGATCTGTGTAATGACAAGCGTATCGTCCGCATGCTCACTGAGCGTATCGACACCTTGCAACAGCAGTTGGCCCACTACGAGCAGGTGAAGCGCTTCACCCTGTTGCCCCACGCCTTCTCGATGGAGCGTGGCGAGTTGACCAACACCCTGAAAATCAAGCGCCGCGTGCTCAACGAGAACTACAAGGCGGAAATAGATAAGATGTACCAAGAATAG
- a CDS encoding ECF transporter S component, whose protein sequence is MEASVKLYALNYDEVKTYLWTAVFVACNLVLPQLFHLIPQGGVIFSPLSLVILAGAYKFGWKTGLLAALLSPLVNHVVSGMPAWEVMPVMTMKLVVLAVVAGLIAQHFKAVSMMLLIGVVLVSKAIGGFGELLLTGGIDATMADFIIGWPGLLMQVVGAWLILKYVR, encoded by the coding sequence ATGGAAGCAAGTGTAAAACTCTATGCATTGAACTATGACGAGGTGAAGACCTATCTGTGGACAGCCGTGTTCGTGGCCTGTAACCTGGTGTTGCCTCAGCTGTTTCATCTGATTCCTCAGGGCGGCGTCATCTTCTCGCCCCTGTCGCTGGTGATTCTCGCTGGCGCCTATAAGTTTGGTTGGAAAACAGGCCTCTTGGCTGCCTTGCTGTCGCCATTGGTGAACCATGTGGTGAGTGGCATGCCAGCATGGGAGGTGATGCCCGTGATGACCATGAAGTTGGTCGTGCTGGCTGTGGTGGCAGGTCTGATAGCCCAGCATTTCAAGGCTGTGAGTATGATGCTGCTGATTGGCGTGGTGCTGGTGAGCAAGGCTATTGGCGGTTTTGGCGAACTGCTGCTGACGGGTGGTATTGATGCCACCATGGCCGACTTCATCATTGGTTGGCCTGGCTTGCTGATGCAGGTCGTAGGTGCCTGGCTCATATTGAAATACGTGCGTTGA
- the prfB gene encoding peptide chain release factor 2, producing MITQDQLKDVLDRAEKLFHYLKIDQKQIEWEEEDLRTQAPDFWEDPKRAEEQMKKVKGIKKWIDGYNDVRTKADELQLAFDFYKDEMVTEEEVDEDYQKAIDAIEELELMNMLRQKEDPMDCVLKINSGAGGTEAQDWAQMLMRMYMRWAEAHGYKVTISSLLDGDEAGIKSVTMQIEGGEFAYGFLKSENGVHRLVRVSPYNAQGKRMTSFASVFVSPLVDDTIEVYVDPAKLSWDTFRSSGAGGQNVNKVESGVRLRYWYTDPDTGEEEEILIENTETRDQPKNKERAMALLRSQLYDRAMKKRLEAQAKIEAGKKKIEWGSQIRSYVFDDKRVKDHRTNFETRDVDSVMNGKLDGFIKAYLMEFPVSDED from the coding sequence ATGATAACACAAGATCAGTTAAAAGACGTATTAGACAGAGCAGAGAAGCTGTTTCATTATCTGAAGATAGATCAGAAACAGATAGAATGGGAGGAGGAAGACCTCCGTACACAGGCTCCCGACTTCTGGGAAGATCCCAAGCGTGCCGAGGAGCAGATGAAGAAGGTGAAGGGCATCAAGAAATGGATTGATGGCTATAACGACGTGCGTACCAAGGCCGACGAACTGCAACTGGCCTTTGATTTTTATAAAGACGAGATGGTGACCGAGGAAGAGGTGGACGAGGACTACCAGAAGGCCATCGACGCCATCGAGGAGCTGGAGCTGATGAACATGCTGCGCCAGAAAGAGGACCCTATGGACTGCGTACTCAAGATCAACTCGGGTGCTGGCGGTACGGAGGCTCAGGACTGGGCACAGATGCTGATGCGTATGTATATGCGCTGGGCTGAGGCTCACGGCTATAAGGTGACCATCAGTAGTTTGCTGGATGGCGATGAGGCTGGCATCAAGAGTGTGACCATGCAGATTGAAGGCGGCGAGTTTGCCTATGGCTTCCTGAAGAGCGAGAACGGTGTGCACCGTCTGGTGCGCGTGTCGCCCTATAATGCTCAGGGTAAGCGCATGACATCCTTTGCTTCTGTCTTTGTGTCGCCCCTGGTCGACGATACTATCGAGGTGTATGTGGATCCTGCTAAGTTGTCGTGGGATACCTTCCGTTCAAGCGGTGCCGGTGGTCAGAATGTGAACAAAGTGGAGTCGGGTGTACGCCTGCGCTACTGGTATACCGACCCTGACACGGGTGAGGAGGAGGAAATCCTGATTGAGAATACGGAGACGCGCGACCAGCCCAAGAACAAGGAGCGTGCCATGGCATTGCTGCGCTCGCAACTGTACGACCGCGCCATGAAGAAGCGTCTGGAGGCTCAGGCCAAGATTGAGGCTGGTAAGAAGAAGATTGAGTGGGGTTCGCAGATCCGTTCGTATGTGTTCGACGATAAGCGTGTGAAAGACCATCGCACCAACTTCGAGACACGCGACGTGGACAGCGTGATGAACGGTAAACTGGATGGCTTTATCAAGGCCTATCTGATGGAGTTCCCCGTTTCGGACGAAGACTGA
- a CDS encoding sodium-dependent transporter: MNQTERANFGTKLGIILATAGSAVGLGNVWRFPYMTGQNGGAAFILIYIACVLILGIPCMLNEFIIGRRAQANTARSYASLANGTPWRLIGLFGVFTGFMITGYYVVVSGWCLQYIYASAAGHLTGDADYVKTYFENFSSHPWKPILWMLVFMLMCHFIITRGVEKGIEKGSKMMMPLLFILLIIIAVASCMLPGAGRGITFLFNPDFSKVNSDVFLGALGQAFYSLSVGMGCLCTYASYFKKDTHLTKSAVQIVSIDSLIAILAGLMIFPAFFAIYPNASELMSDPSQASQYCGPGLVFITLPSVFQQAFGGAPFLGEIVALLFYALLSLAALTSLMSLHEVSTAFFHEELKVSRRWGATIVTLLCATIGVFCSLSFGDGREWLMIGGTSLFNWFDFLTGQIFLPTGGLLTCLFLGWYVPKHIVRDEFTNGGTLRGRFFSIYLFAVRFICPICILLIFLHQFGVI, encoded by the coding sequence ATGAATCAGACAGAGAGAGCAAACTTTGGAACAAAACTGGGCATTATCTTGGCTACGGCTGGTTCGGCCGTAGGATTGGGTAATGTGTGGCGTTTCCCCTATATGACGGGTCAGAATGGTGGCGCCGCCTTTATTCTTATCTATATCGCATGTGTGCTGATACTGGGTATTCCCTGCATGCTCAATGAGTTTATCATCGGACGCAGGGCACAGGCCAATACGGCACGTTCCTATGCCAGTCTGGCCAATGGTACGCCCTGGCGCCTCATTGGTCTCTTCGGTGTGTTTACGGGTTTCATGATTACGGGCTATTATGTTGTGGTGTCGGGCTGGTGCCTGCAGTATATCTATGCCTCGGCAGCTGGCCACCTGACGGGTGATGCCGACTATGTGAAGACGTACTTTGAGAACTTCTCGTCGCACCCCTGGAAGCCCATTCTGTGGATGCTGGTATTCATGCTGATGTGCCATTTTATCATCACTCGCGGTGTGGAGAAGGGTATCGAGAAGGGGTCGAAGATGATGATGCCATTGCTCTTTATTCTATTGATTATCATCGCGGTGGCCTCGTGCATGTTGCCTGGTGCCGGCAGGGGCATCACGTTCTTGTTTAATCCTGATTTCTCGAAGGTGAATAGTGATGTGTTTCTGGGCGCACTGGGACAGGCGTTCTATTCGCTCAGCGTGGGCATGGGCTGTCTGTGTACCTATGCCAGTTACTTTAAGAAAGACACGCATCTGACGAAGTCGGCCGTCCAGATTGTCAGCATTGACTCGCTGATAGCCATCCTGGCTGGCCTGATGATATTCCCTGCATTCTTTGCCATCTATCCCAACGCTTCTGAGTTGATGAGCGACCCCAGTCAGGCAAGTCAGTACTGCGGTCCTGGACTGGTGTTCATCACATTGCCTAGCGTCTTTCAGCAGGCCTTCGGTGGTGCGCCCTTCCTGGGTGAGATCGTTGCCTTGCTGTTCTATGCACTGTTGTCATTGGCGGCATTGACATCGCTCATGTCACTGCACGAGGTGAGCACGGCCTTTTTCCATGAGGAACTGAAGGTGTCGCGTCGTTGGGGTGCCACCATCGTCACCCTGTTGTGTGCGACTATTGGCGTGTTTTGCTCGCTGTCGTTTGGTGACGGACGTGAGTGGCTGATGATTGGCGGAACGTCGTTGTTTAACTGGTTCGACTTCCTGACAGGACAGATCTTCCTGCCTACGGGCGGCCTGCTCACCTGTCTGTTCTTGGGATGGTATGTACCTAAGCATATTGTGAGGGATGAGTTTACGAATGGTGGCACGTTGCGCGGACGCTTCTTCAGCATCTATCTGTTTGCCGTGCGCTTCATCTGTCCTATCTGCATCCTGCTCATCTTCCTTCATCAGTTTGGTGTGATATGA
- a CDS encoding helix-hairpin-helix domain-containing protein has product MIFLEKLYYLNRHDRRGLLMLLTVAAAAFGLMFWVGPTEPTAPDAAVQPEKAGAFTNSATEDESHQYYAQGERQAERFAFDPNSADSTQLLRLGLPSWMVRNIYKYRAAGGVYRTKEDFAQTYGLTAKQYKELAPYIHISDDYQLASTQVHRTQPAFERDTTYHRQEKLTQGETIDLNAGDTAIYKKVPGIGSYYARKINDYKNRLGGFVSIDQLDEIANLPQDVKTYFSIGTSEPLRLKINKLTADELRRHPYINYAQARAITDYRRLHGKIHSLHDLGLLDAFSPAAIRRLEPYINYD; this is encoded by the coding sequence ATGATCTTTCTCGAGAAGCTGTACTATCTGAATCGTCATGACCGTCGTGGACTCCTGATGCTGCTAACGGTGGCAGCAGCGGCCTTTGGCCTGATGTTTTGGGTTGGTCCGACAGAGCCGACGGCTCCTGATGCGGCTGTACAGCCTGAAAAAGCGGGGGCTTTCACTAATTCCGCTACGGAGGATGAATCTCACCAATACTATGCACAGGGTGAACGCCAGGCTGAGCGTTTTGCCTTCGATCCAAACAGTGCCGATAGCACACAGTTATTGCGCTTAGGTCTGCCGTCGTGGATGGTGCGCAACATCTATAAGTATCGCGCTGCGGGAGGTGTCTATCGCACCAAGGAGGATTTTGCCCAGACGTATGGACTCACCGCTAAGCAATACAAGGAGTTGGCACCCTATATTCATATCTCTGACGACTATCAGCTGGCGTCAACTCAGGTGCACAGAACGCAGCCGGCGTTTGAACGCGACACCACGTATCACCGTCAGGAGAAGTTGACCCAGGGCGAGACCATCGACCTGAATGCTGGCGATACGGCCATCTATAAGAAGGTGCCTGGCATCGGCAGTTATTATGCACGGAAGATAAACGACTATAAGAATAGGTTAGGTGGTTTTGTGAGTATCGACCAACTGGACGAGATCGCCAATCTGCCGCAGGATGTGAAGACCTATTTCTCCATAGGAACAAGTGAGCCGTTGAGGCTCAAAATCAATAAGTTGACGGCCGACGAGCTACGCCGGCATCCTTATATTAATTATGCGCAGGCGCGTGCCATCACCGACTATCGTCGACTGCATGGCAAGATTCACTCACTGCATGACCTGGGATTGCTGGATGCATTCTCGCCTGCTGCTATTCGCCGTTTGGAACCTTATATCAATTACGATTAA
- a CDS encoding VanZ family protein, producing MLSIIKRYPLSILCIALVWYLSIWFMPPEELELPSINFLDKWTHFVMYGGTCSVIWFEYLRHHHTLDRKKLFLWAWLAPVLMGGLIEIVQGTCTATRSGEFLDFVADAVGCTLAVGVGLTIRKIKDKR from the coding sequence ATGCTGTCAATCATCAAGAGATATCCCCTATCCATCCTCTGCATCGCCCTCGTCTGGTACCTGTCCATCTGGTTCATGCCACCCGAGGAACTCGAACTGCCCAGCATCAACTTCCTCGACAAATGGACCCACTTCGTGATGTATGGCGGCACGTGCTCCGTCATCTGGTTCGAGTATCTGCGCCATCATCACACCCTCGACAGAAAGAAGCTCTTTCTATGGGCGTGGCTCGCACCCGTACTGATGGGCGGTCTCATCGAAATCGTCCAAGGCACCTGCACAGCCACCCGCTCAGGCGAGTTTCTCGATTTCGTAGCCGATGCCGTGGGATGCACGCTGGCCGTAGGCGTTGGACTAACTATAAGGAAGATAAAAGATAAAAGATGA
- a CDS encoding helix-turn-helix domain-containing protein: MKQRLPIVVLFALIVASSLFSLNSYRTTEVMVTEEMNQALAKALEEQQSEVISADTIRVFNNYLQTEDLKGKAVLALDTEKGFQPRPQVSTATILALSDQRPSMVLWSMVVLWGMYCLYQHRRRMAMGMFGGLALQEGNFVDAKGCVVRLTPMQQQLMEMLWQSPSHKLSKTEICDALWPKKEDASETLYTLVRRLKPIIEEHSNLKIEVDRGRAYGLTIR, encoded by the coding sequence ATGAAACAGCGATTACCTATTGTAGTGCTCTTTGCACTGATTGTGGCTTCAAGCCTGTTTAGTCTGAACAGTTATAGGACAACAGAGGTGATGGTGACTGAGGAGATGAACCAGGCACTGGCTAAGGCTCTGGAAGAACAGCAGTCAGAAGTGATTAGCGCCGACACCATCAGGGTGTTTAACAACTACCTTCAGACAGAGGATCTGAAGGGAAAGGCCGTGTTGGCGTTGGACACAGAAAAGGGGTTCCAGCCGCGTCCGCAGGTGTCTACTGCCACCATTCTTGCATTATCAGACCAAAGACCGTCGATGGTGCTGTGGTCGATGGTGGTGCTTTGGGGTATGTATTGTCTCTATCAGCATCGTAGACGCATGGCCATGGGCATGTTTGGCGGACTGGCTCTGCAGGAAGGTAACTTTGTTGATGCGAAGGGATGTGTGGTGAGGTTGACGCCCATGCAGCAGCAACTAATGGAGATGCTGTGGCAGTCGCCCTCCCACAAACTATCGAAAACGGAGATATGTGATGCGCTTTGGCCCAAGAAAGAGGATGCCAGCGAGACGCTCTATACGCTTGTCCGCAGATTGAAACCAATCATCGAGGAGCATTCCAACCTGAAAATTGAGGTAGATAGAGGTCGTGCGTATGGCTTGACTATCAGATAG
- a CDS encoding acyltransferase family protein, with protein sequence MKEAEAGGRRRIEELDYLKCLLIVLMISFHLVYIGDSYPYAKQVVYTFHMPVFLVLSGFLMNVEKSDTQYLRTLMFYFIPYLVMESGYTLMASLLPIREHIDNLTIGVFFDKLLLHPLGPYWYLHTLVLCGLTYFAVFRLWPFNTISRLILLGILYAVMALWGGVMSITMAFYFLAGVVIRHSGLSVLQVFRPSWLALAAFVLLAMYPSNLQSSAPGGILMGYLFVSFALATYPVVSFVCRRPLLFIGRNTLSLLLFSPIFTILCKPLVQVLSFDATGMAFLAVSLVICITGSLLITFVMDWFGISAMFFGRRRALVSS encoded by the coding sequence ATGAAAGAAGCTGAGGCAGGCGGTCGCCGCCGTATAGAGGAGTTGGACTATCTGAAATGTCTGTTGATTGTCCTGATGATTAGTTTTCATCTGGTCTATATCGGCGATTCGTATCCTTACGCCAAGCAGGTGGTCTATACCTTTCATATGCCTGTGTTCCTGGTGCTGTCTGGCTTCCTGATGAATGTCGAGAAGTCGGATACGCAATATCTGCGTACGCTGATGTTCTATTTCATCCCTTATCTGGTGATGGAGAGTGGCTATACGCTGATGGCCTCGCTGCTGCCCATCCGTGAGCATATCGACAACCTGACGATAGGCGTGTTCTTTGATAAGTTGCTGCTGCATCCCTTGGGGCCGTATTGGTATCTGCACACGCTGGTACTCTGTGGACTCACGTATTTCGCGGTCTTCCGCCTGTGGCCGTTTAACACCATCTCGCGACTTATCCTGCTGGGCATCCTCTATGCTGTGATGGCGCTGTGGGGTGGGGTGATGTCGATAACGATGGCTTTCTATTTCCTGGCAGGTGTGGTGATTCGCCATAGTGGACTGTCTGTGTTGCAGGTGTTCCGCCCGTCGTGGCTGGCACTGGCGGCGTTTGTCTTACTGGCCATGTATCCCTCTAACCTGCAGTCGTCGGCCCCTGGTGGCATCCTGATGGGGTATCTCTTTGTCAGCTTCGCCCTGGCTACTTATCCCGTGGTGAGCTTTGTCTGTCGCAGACCACTGCTGTTCATTGGTAGAAACACGCTGTCGCTACTACTCTTCTCGCCCATCTTCACCATCCTGTGTAAGCCGTTGGTGCAGGTGTTGTCGTTCGATGCAACGGGTATGGCGTTCCTCGCGGTATCGCTGGTTATATGTATCACGGGTAGTCTGCTGATTACCTTCGTTATGGATTGGTTTGGCATCTCTGCGATGTTCTTTGGTCGCCGCAGGGCACTTGTTTCAAGTTAA
- a CDS encoding energy transducer TonB, giving the protein MMTIVNKLKVLALLLMLGQGCVCMAQNQMTATAADGQSNGMLDVQEVKAARASNQWFKVETSIHCHSKYAALNRAITRILFGKEKASDSLEEGLKQHMAEYESVVDPSTVKETIGQREKMVVQFKGGVEQRYLNYFVGYMQLALHGNESSQKNRERNFVFDVVHNKVLSLGDVLKPELVERIKGDAGKTTIHMSMDEKNFKVSYKKNGRMVEQNYVYHNDKNKFTDAIKELVDWQAVEKREQDILAQNAKLQKEIEEAYGGVIKWTEKDKLERVPSFPGGDQAMMMWVFRNLKYPAEAKAKGIRGNVICAFIVEPDGQLSTVKVIKGLDPDLDAEAIRLVNAMPKWTPGKQNGEPVRVRYDLTVNFFMR; this is encoded by the coding sequence ATGATGACAATCGTAAACAAACTGAAGGTGTTGGCCTTGCTTTTGATGCTTGGTCAAGGCTGTGTGTGCATGGCACAGAATCAAATGACTGCAACTGCTGCAGATGGACAATCTAATGGAATGCTCGATGTTCAGGAAGTGAAGGCGGCGCGCGCCAGCAACCAATGGTTCAAGGTGGAGACCTCCATTCATTGTCACAGCAAGTATGCGGCATTAAACAGGGCCATCACGCGTATCCTGTTTGGTAAGGAGAAAGCGTCCGACTCGCTGGAGGAGGGATTGAAACAGCATATGGCGGAATATGAGTCTGTCGTTGATCCCAGTACGGTGAAGGAAACCATCGGTCAGCGCGAGAAGATGGTGGTGCAGTTCAAGGGTGGCGTGGAACAGCGTTATCTGAATTACTTCGTGGGATACATGCAACTGGCTCTTCATGGCAACGAGTCGTCGCAGAAGAACCGTGAGCGCAACTTCGTGTTCGATGTGGTCCACAATAAGGTGCTCTCGCTGGGCGATGTGCTGAAGCCCGAGTTGGTGGAGCGCATCAAAGGTGATGCAGGAAAAACCACCATTCATATGTCGATGGATGAGAAGAACTTCAAGGTGTCGTACAAGAAGAACGGCCGCATGGTGGAACAAAACTATGTGTATCACAATGATAAAAACAAGTTTACCGACGCTATCAAGGAACTGGTCGACTGGCAGGCTGTGGAGAAACGCGAACAGGATATCCTGGCCCAGAATGCTAAGTTGCAGAAGGAGATAGAAGAGGCTTATGGTGGCGTGATAAAATGGACGGAGAAGGACAAACTGGAGCGTGTGCCCTCCTTCCCTGGTGGCGACCAGGCCATGATGATGTGGGTGTTCAGGAACCTGAAATATCCTGCCGAGGCTAAGGCAAAGGGCATCCGTGGCAATGTGATCTGTGCGTTTATCGTAGAGCCCGACGGTCAGTTATCGACGGTGAAGGTGATCAAGGGCCTCGATCCCGATCTTGATGCTGAGGCCATCCGCCTTGTCAACGCCATGCCAAAGTGGACGCCAGGAAAACAGAATGGTGAGCCCGTCAGAGTGAGATACGACCTCACCGTGAACTTCTTTATGCGATAG